One Candidatus Neomarinimicrobiota bacterium genomic window, TATACGGGTTCCTATCGGTTCCAGAGAATCATCCACCAATACGGCTGCGTTCTCGTCAAATCTTATATACGAGCCGTCTTTCCTTGCCCGCTCTTTTTTCACTCTCACGATAACAGCTTTCAGTACCTGCCCTTTTTTCACCATTCCGTTGGGAATTGCGCTCTTGACAGTTACAACGATGACATCGCCGATAGTGCCGTAACGTCGTTTACTTCCGCCAAGCACTTTGATGCACATAATTTTTTTTGCTCCCGTGTTATCCGCAACGGGCATTCTTGTTTCGACCTGAATCATCGCTATTTTGCCTTCTCAATAATTTCCGCTAATCGCCATTTCTTATTTTTGCTTATAGGTCTCGATTCGATAATTTTCACGGTATCGCCGATTCCACTGCTGTTATCCCGATCGTGCGCCATAAATCGTTTTGACTTCCGCACCATCTTTTTATATACGGGATGTTGAATTCTTCTTTCAACTTTAACTATGACGGTTTTATCGGCAGCGTCACTCACTACGATACCTGTTAGCGTTTTTCTTCTTCCGCTATCGCTCACTTCTTGCTCTCCTTGCCTTCATCCTCGACGGTG contains:
- the rpsQ gene encoding 30S ribosomal protein S17; its protein translation is MSDSGRRKTLTGIVVSDAADKTVIVKVERRIQHPVYKKMVRKSKRFMAHDRDNSSGIGDTVKIIESRPISKNKKWRLAEIIEKAK
- the rplN gene encoding 50S ribosomal protein L14, producing the protein MIQVETRMPVADNTGAKKIMCIKVLGGSKRRYGTIGDVIVVTVKSAIPNGMVKKGQVLKAVIVRVKKERARKDGSYIRFDENAAVLVDDSLEPIGTRIFGPVGRELREKRHMKIISMAPEVV